In one Mycobacterium sp. NBC_00419 genomic region, the following are encoded:
- a CDS encoding YqjF family protein: MWTTSDPRVSDPLAGYPVTAPPLPRPVLFDQTWLDLTFLHWPVRPDDVAHLFPAGTRPDVFADGMTYIALVPFRMGYTALGCGLRMPYFGTFAETNVRLYSVDDAGRHGVLFYSLETARLAVVPTIRIAMGIPYTWAKMRVRLSKEEISYDSVRRWPRRGLRSRVVVAPGDPVDPTPLEVWLTARWGAHTRKAGRTWWVPNTHGAWPLRSAHLVELDDELIAAAGVPLAGPRLRALYSPAMRTQFGRPSAVT, encoded by the coding sequence ATCTGGACTACGAGTGACCCGCGGGTGAGCGACCCACTCGCCGGGTATCCCGTCACGGCGCCGCCACTGCCGCGCCCGGTGCTGTTCGACCAGACCTGGCTGGATCTGACCTTCCTGCACTGGCCGGTTCGTCCGGACGACGTCGCCCACCTGTTCCCGGCGGGCACCCGGCCGGATGTGTTCGCCGACGGGATGACCTACATCGCGCTGGTGCCGTTCCGGATGGGCTACACGGCGCTGGGGTGCGGGCTGCGGATGCCCTACTTCGGCACCTTCGCCGAGACCAACGTGCGGCTGTACTCGGTGGACGACGCGGGCCGGCACGGCGTGCTGTTCTACTCGCTGGAGACCGCCCGGCTGGCGGTGGTCCCGACGATCCGCATCGCCATGGGCATTCCGTACACCTGGGCCAAGATGCGGGTGCGGCTGTCCAAGGAGGAGATCAGCTACGACAGCGTGCGCCGCTGGCCCCGTCGCGGTCTGCGCAGCCGGGTGGTGGTGGCCCCGGGTGATCCGGTGGACCCCACCCCGCTGGAGGTGTGGCTGACCGCGCGCTGGGGGGCGCACACCCGCAAAGCCGGCCGGACCTGGTGGGTGCCCAACACCCACGGCGCGTGGCCGTTGCGCTCGGCCCACCTGGTGGAACTCGACGACGAGCTGATCGCGGCGGCCGGTGTCCCGCTGGCCGGGCCGCGGCTGCGGGCGCTGTACTCCCCCGCGATGCGCACCCAGTTCGGCCGGCCCAGCGCGGTTACCTGA
- a CDS encoding cyclase family protein, which yields MRRFVDISVPLQAGIASDPPGHLPEIDYYDHQQTAAEVVSFFPGATVDDLPDGEGWAIERVRITTHNGTHLDAPYHYASTMDGGKRAITIDEVPLEWCLQPAVKLDFRHFPDGYVTTAEDVAQELDRIEHTLSPLEIVLVNTSAGTRYGEPDYVGKGCGMGRDATLYLLERGVRLTGTDAWSWDAPFSYTAQRYERHHDASIIWEGHRAGRTIGYSHIEKLHNLEALPAKGFEVSCFPVKVHKASAGWTRAVAIFDE from the coding sequence ATGCGCAGGTTCGTCGACATCTCGGTGCCCTTGCAGGCCGGCATCGCCTCCGACCCGCCCGGCCACCTGCCCGAGATCGACTACTACGACCACCAGCAGACCGCTGCCGAGGTGGTGTCGTTCTTCCCTGGCGCCACGGTCGACGACCTGCCCGACGGGGAAGGCTGGGCGATCGAGCGGGTTCGCATCACCACCCACAACGGCACCCACCTCGATGCGCCCTACCACTACGCCTCGACCATGGACGGCGGCAAACGCGCGATCACCATCGACGAGGTGCCGTTGGAATGGTGTCTGCAGCCCGCCGTCAAACTGGACTTCCGGCATTTCCCGGACGGCTACGTCACGACGGCTGAGGACGTCGCGCAGGAACTGGATCGGATCGAACACACGCTCTCGCCGTTGGAGATCGTGCTCGTCAACACCAGCGCCGGAACCCGCTACGGCGAGCCGGATTACGTCGGCAAGGGCTGCGGCATGGGCCGCGACGCCACCCTGTACCTACTCGAACGTGGCGTACGGCTGACCGGCACCGACGCCTGGAGCTGGGATGCGCCGTTCTCCTACACCGCGCAGCGTTACGAACGACACCACGACGCGTCGATCATCTGGGAGGGCCACCGCGCCGGACGCACCATCGGTTACTCCCACATCGAGAAGCTGCACAATCTGGAAGCGTTGCCCGCCAAGGGCTTTGAGGTGTCGTGCTTTCCCGTCAAAGTGCACAAGGCCTCGGCGGGCTGGACCCGCGCGGTGGCGATCTTCGACGAGTAA
- a CDS encoding thioesterase family protein has product MAESGRTSSSLAYFVLDGDVLLPDPVSKGPWGPAISGHVVGGILARALENAGHSDGFQPARVTVDLLRPTVIAPLQVRASVRREGRRIRLIDAEVVQNDVVVARAGAVFLRPGDSHIGDIWSSDIQMPPMPSDPGPLPDDLPMFVWGYGGEGSSGEIGFAEWHTGGPKYMWISQRRVLVAGETISPFVEATMAADATSALTHWGTQGLQYINVDYTLSLTRLPKGPNIGMAAVVHTSHDGIASGTAALFDEYGPIGNSMAVAVVNPVESFRPGSMK; this is encoded by the coding sequence GTGGCGGAATCCGGCAGGACCAGCTCGTCGCTGGCGTACTTCGTGCTCGACGGCGACGTCTTACTTCCCGACCCCGTGAGTAAGGGTCCGTGGGGGCCGGCGATCAGCGGCCACGTCGTCGGAGGGATTCTGGCCCGCGCCCTGGAGAACGCCGGGCACAGCGACGGGTTCCAGCCCGCCCGCGTCACCGTCGACCTGCTGCGCCCCACGGTGATCGCGCCACTGCAAGTCCGGGCATCGGTGCGGCGCGAGGGCCGCCGGATCCGGCTCATCGACGCTGAGGTGGTGCAGAACGACGTGGTGGTCGCGCGCGCCGGCGCCGTCTTCCTGCGCCCCGGTGACAGCCACATCGGTGACATTTGGTCCTCCGACATCCAGATGCCGCCGATGCCGTCTGATCCGGGCCCGCTTCCTGACGACCTACCGATGTTCGTCTGGGGATACGGCGGGGAGGGTTCCAGCGGCGAGATCGGTTTCGCCGAATGGCACACAGGTGGGCCGAAGTACATGTGGATAAGCCAGCGCCGCGTTCTCGTCGCCGGCGAGACGATCAGCCCGTTCGTCGAGGCGACCATGGCCGCCGACGCCACCAGTGCGCTGACCCATTGGGGCACACAGGGATTGCAGTACATCAACGTCGACTACACGCTGAGCCTGACCCGACTGCCCAAGGGGCCTAACATCGGGATGGCTGCGGTGGTGCACACCAGTCACGATGGCATCGCCTCCGGAACGGCCGCCCTATTCGACGAGTACGGCCCGATCGGCAACTCGATGGCGGTGGCGGTGGTGAACCCGGTGGAGTCGTTTCGGCCGGGCTCGATGAAGTAG
- a CDS encoding GNAT family N-acetyltransferase, with the protein MTTDKTGAPTTVTAGPDQFVISVDDQQVGLAAFVERGNQRIFHHTEVADAYEGRGLATILVAEALAQTRAAGLHIVAVCPLVASFLDKHHDFNAVVDPVTDDVEQYLRQAVHTG; encoded by the coding sequence ATGACCACCGACAAGACCGGCGCCCCCACCACCGTCACCGCCGGCCCGGATCAGTTCGTCATCTCCGTCGACGACCAGCAGGTCGGCCTGGCGGCATTCGTCGAACGGGGTAACCAGCGGATCTTCCACCACACCGAGGTCGCCGACGCCTACGAGGGCCGCGGGCTGGCCACCATTCTGGTCGCCGAGGCACTGGCCCAGACGCGTGCCGCCGGGCTGCACATCGTGGCCGTATGCCCGTTGGTCGCCAGCTTCCTGGACAAGCACCACGACTTCAACGCCGTCGTCGACCCGGTCACCGACGATGTCGAGCAGTACCTCCGCCAGGCGGTGCACACCGGCTGA
- a CDS encoding pirin family protein → MSNLEPAPREVPCRSTGFDGVEVLEPREVPLGGPRAITVRRTLPQRERSLIGAWCFADHYGPQDLRDGPGMDVPPHPHTGLQTVSWLFRGEIEHRDSAGVHQLVRAGELNLMTAGAGICHSEVSTPDTTVLHGAQLWVALPDSDRATARDFEHYVPEPVSLSGATIRVFLGALAGQRSPVHTFTPLLGAQLDLPAGAHVDLDVDPAFEHGVLLDQGVVEVAGRRLAAGELAYLSPGSTALRLHNPAGQSARLLLLGGPPLREELLMWWNFVARDHDEIVEYRRLWQDGDARFGTVSGYSGSVDRLPAPPLPAIRLRPRRNHR, encoded by the coding sequence GTGAGCAACCTCGAGCCTGCTCCACGTGAAGTACCTTGCCGTTCAACGGGCTTCGACGGTGTGGAGGTGCTGGAACCGCGCGAGGTACCGCTCGGTGGCCCGCGTGCGATCACGGTGCGGCGCACGTTGCCGCAGCGGGAGCGCTCGCTGATCGGGGCCTGGTGCTTCGCCGACCATTACGGACCGCAGGACCTTCGCGACGGACCGGGCATGGACGTGCCGCCACACCCGCACACCGGGCTGCAGACGGTGAGCTGGCTGTTCCGCGGCGAGATCGAGCATCGCGACAGCGCAGGCGTGCACCAGCTGGTGCGCGCCGGGGAGTTGAACCTGATGACCGCCGGCGCGGGCATCTGCCACTCCGAGGTGTCGACGCCGGACACCACCGTGCTGCACGGCGCACAGCTGTGGGTGGCATTGCCGGACTCCGACCGCGCTACCGCACGCGACTTCGAACACTATGTGCCGGAGCCGGTTTCACTATCCGGGGCAACCATTCGGGTGTTCCTGGGCGCGCTGGCCGGCCAGCGCTCACCGGTGCACACGTTCACCCCGCTGCTCGGTGCGCAGCTGGACCTCCCCGCGGGGGCACACGTCGACCTCGACGTCGACCCCGCCTTCGAGCATGGCGTCCTTCTCGACCAGGGCGTCGTGGAGGTCGCGGGCCGACGGCTGGCAGCCGGCGAACTCGCCTACCTGAGCCCCGGTTCGACCGCGTTGCGACTGCACAACCCGGCGGGGCAGTCGGCGCGGCTGCTGCTGCTCGGCGGGCCGCCGCTGCGCGAAGAACTGCTGATGTGGTGGAACTTCGTGGCACGCGACCACGACGAGATCGTCGAGTACCGCCGGCTCTGGCAAGACGGCGATGCACGGTTCGGCACCGTCAGTGGGTACTCCGGTTCGGTCGACCGATTGCCGGCCCCCCCGCTTCCGGCCATCCGCCTGCGGCCCCGCCGCAACCACCGTTAG
- a CDS encoding EVE domain-containing protein encodes MTYWINTVSADHVQRGVAGGFTQANHGKPHMLHRMDRGDWIIFYSPKTAFSGGEPLQAFTAIGRVADDEPFQVRVSADFQPWRRAMEFVPCTATPIRPLLDQLEFVVDPQRWGYKFRFGVFRIEQHDFDLIRSAMTQPLAA; translated from the coding sequence ATGACGTACTGGATCAACACCGTCAGCGCCGACCATGTGCAGCGCGGAGTCGCAGGCGGTTTCACTCAGGCCAACCACGGCAAACCCCACATGCTGCACAGGATGGACCGCGGCGACTGGATCATCTTCTATTCGCCCAAGACCGCATTCTCCGGCGGTGAGCCGTTGCAGGCGTTCACCGCAATCGGGCGGGTCGCCGACGACGAACCTTTCCAGGTGCGGGTGTCGGCCGACTTCCAGCCGTGGCGGCGCGCCATGGAGTTCGTGCCGTGCACGGCCACTCCGATCCGGCCGCTGCTGGATCAACTGGAGTTCGTCGTCGATCCGCAGCGCTGGGGCTACAAGTTCCGCTTCGGCGTCTTCCGGATCGAGCAACACGATTTCGACCTGATCCGCTCGGCGATGACGCAGCCGCTGGCCGCGTGA
- a CDS encoding ATP-binding protein, whose protein sequence is MGGEMVGRGDEVAAARTVLERARQAPATLILEGPAGIGKTTLWRAAVEHAAAEGFTVLTTAGAPAEVSLALAAVGDLLAGIDPAVIDRLSPLHQQALRAVIAGLAGPGGDERLVATAVRAALDEFACRQPVLIAIDDAQWLDEASRLVLGFAIRRLSGPVGLLAAYRTEDPSSPDRSWLHPRDPRALTQVAVGPMSLGALHALIRDHLGMSPPRPTMVRIHTLSGGNPFYALELARALTDGPSGEPAALPPTLAGLVRDRIGQLDPVTALAAVTIAAAVDPTVDLIATATGHSHTDLVEILQPLEARGILSFDGHRIRFTHPLIASGLTTTTDPATYRGAHRRLADAVDQPELRARHLALATPHGDPDTLTALDTAAETAAARGAYSVGAELITLALRLGGDSEVRRMRCSEYLFRAGALDEAEGMIAPIAETLPAGFMRALGLMLLAGIRGYRDGLTSTTSVLARAVTEAEDHPALRAQARILLALATGLGGDMAGCVAHARQARAEAETTGIDPLRSQALALWTHVSFMYGLGTDEQALQDGLDIEDAESGAPATVQPSAVLAMNLAWTGRLQEAHTAMEAIAHRCAERGNEVDVVWAAEQLTMIEVHLGRYTDALKTAGEAVERAEQLGGRLPLITAYTAVAAAAAYLGRAEQTRSAADQAIASATVAGSWYLIRSPLSSLAFVQVSEGLYADALQTLSPLLEFFDAAHETEIMAGAYLPDAVEALTALGRIAEAEALVAALETNGARLDRPWMLAVGARCRALILAATGDLDAAAAHAETAMTHHERLPMPFERARTQLLLGQLQRRRRRPQLAHHALNEAATTFDHIGSPLWAARAHRELDRLATRSTGAILTEAERRVAEHAAAGLSNKEIAAILYLSAKTVEMYLSNAYRKLGIRSRTQLNEHLRTTNGQPESGSSSART, encoded by the coding sequence GTGGGTGGGGAGATGGTGGGTCGCGGCGATGAGGTGGCTGCGGCGCGAACAGTGTTGGAGCGGGCCCGGCAGGCGCCGGCAACACTGATCCTCGAAGGCCCCGCCGGAATCGGGAAGACCACCCTCTGGCGGGCCGCTGTCGAACACGCTGCGGCCGAGGGGTTCACCGTCTTGACCACCGCCGGGGCGCCCGCCGAGGTGTCGTTAGCGTTGGCCGCGGTGGGCGACCTGCTGGCCGGGATCGACCCCGCCGTCATCGATCGGCTCTCGCCATTGCACCAACAGGCCCTGCGCGCGGTGATCGCCGGCCTGGCGGGACCTGGCGGCGATGAACGGCTGGTAGCGACTGCCGTTCGGGCCGCCCTCGACGAATTCGCCTGCCGGCAACCGGTTTTGATCGCCATCGACGACGCCCAATGGCTCGATGAGGCCAGCCGACTCGTACTCGGCTTCGCCATCCGCCGGTTGAGCGGACCCGTCGGCCTGCTCGCCGCCTACCGCACCGAGGACCCCTCCAGCCCCGACCGTTCCTGGCTACACCCCCGCGACCCGCGCGCTCTGACCCAGGTGGCCGTGGGCCCGATGAGCCTGGGCGCCCTGCACGCACTCATCCGCGACCACCTGGGCATGTCACCACCACGCCCCACCATGGTGCGCATCCACACCCTCTCCGGTGGAAATCCCTTCTACGCACTGGAATTGGCCCGCGCCCTCACCGACGGTCCCAGCGGTGAACCGGCCGCGCTACCGCCCACCCTGGCCGGGCTGGTCCGCGATCGCATCGGCCAGCTCGACCCCGTCACGGCGCTGGCAGCGGTCACTATCGCCGCCGCCGTCGACCCCACTGTCGACCTGATCGCAACCGCCACCGGCCACAGCCACACCGACCTCGTCGAAATCCTCCAGCCCCTCGAAGCACGCGGGATCCTGAGCTTCGACGGCCACCGCATCCGCTTTACCCACCCGCTGATCGCCTCCGGGCTCACTACCACCACCGACCCCGCCACCTACCGAGGGGCGCACCGCCGTCTCGCCGACGCCGTCGATCAACCCGAACTCCGCGCCCGCCACCTCGCCCTGGCCACCCCCCACGGCGACCCTGACACGCTCACCGCCCTGGACACCGCCGCCGAAACCGCGGCCGCGCGCGGTGCATACAGCGTCGGGGCCGAGCTGATCACCCTGGCATTGCGCCTCGGCGGTGATTCCGAAGTCAGGCGGATGCGGTGCTCGGAGTATCTGTTCCGGGCGGGCGCCCTCGACGAAGCCGAGGGCATGATCGCGCCGATCGCCGAAACTCTGCCCGCGGGGTTCATGCGCGCCCTGGGCCTCATGCTGCTCGCCGGCATTCGCGGCTATCGCGACGGCCTCACCAGTACTACCAGCGTCTTGGCCCGCGCGGTCACCGAAGCCGAAGATCATCCGGCGTTGCGGGCTCAGGCCCGAATACTGCTCGCTCTGGCGACTGGACTCGGCGGTGACATGGCGGGTTGCGTCGCTCACGCACGACAGGCACGCGCCGAAGCCGAGACGACGGGCATCGACCCGCTGCGCAGCCAGGCGCTGGCCCTCTGGACACATGTCAGCTTCATGTACGGACTGGGAACCGACGAGCAGGCGCTGCAGGACGGGCTCGACATCGAAGATGCCGAATCTGGCGCACCTGCCACCGTGCAGCCCTCAGCGGTGTTGGCGATGAACCTCGCGTGGACGGGTCGCCTGCAGGAGGCACACACGGCGATGGAAGCGATAGCTCACAGATGTGCGGAGCGCGGCAACGAAGTCGACGTGGTCTGGGCCGCAGAGCAACTCACGATGATCGAGGTGCACCTGGGCCGCTACACCGACGCGCTGAAGACCGCCGGCGAAGCAGTGGAACGGGCCGAGCAGCTCGGCGGCCGCCTGCCCCTCATCACCGCCTACACCGCGGTGGCTGCCGCCGCCGCGTATCTGGGGCGCGCCGAGCAGACCCGGAGCGCAGCCGATCAGGCCATCGCATCCGCGACTGTGGCCGGATCCTGGTACCTCATCCGATCTCCACTGTCCAGCCTGGCTTTCGTCCAAGTGTCAGAAGGTCTGTACGCCGATGCGCTGCAGACACTTTCACCCCTGTTGGAGTTTTTCGACGCCGCCCATGAAACCGAGATCATGGCCGGCGCCTATCTTCCGGATGCGGTGGAGGCTTTGACGGCATTGGGCCGAATCGCGGAGGCCGAAGCCTTGGTGGCCGCACTGGAGACCAACGGCGCCCGATTGGATCGTCCCTGGATGCTGGCTGTCGGCGCCCGCTGCCGAGCCCTCATCCTGGCCGCGACCGGCGACCTCGACGCCGCCGCCGCCCATGCCGAGACCGCCATGACCCACCACGAGCGCCTGCCCATGCCCTTCGAACGAGCCCGCACTCAACTGTTGCTCGGCCAACTTCAGCGGCGGCGCCGGCGCCCCCAACTGGCCCACCACGCCCTGAACGAGGCCGCGACCACCTTCGACCACATCGGCAGCCCGTTATGGGCCGCGCGGGCCCACCGCGAACTTGACCGGTTGGCAACCCGCTCCACCGGGGCCATCCTCACCGAAGCCGAACGCCGCGTCGCCGAGCACGCCGCCGCCGGACTCAGCAACAAAGAGATCGCTGCCATCCTCTACCTGTCGGCAAAAACCGTCGAAATGTACCTGTCCAACGCCTACCGCAAACTCGGCATCCGCTCCCGCACCCAACTCAACGAACACCTCCGCACCACCAATGGTCAGCCGGAGAGCGGATCATCCTCAGCGAGGACATAA